From the genome of Nicotiana sylvestris chromosome 1, ASM39365v2, whole genome shotgun sequence:
ggatagatgggatagcttggtagtaggcgagatcggtatggtaaggatatgattagtttcTTGGGTGTGTACGGGTTTAATGAGTTCCTACAAGtattcgtggcaatgctcttaggttttgatggcttgcataGCTTGGTCGaattagaaggattcagtcctggcagttCTGGTTTGTGCAatgggaactcggagagttcttgatggtttctaccatggttggagatgtatattttctaagGGCATGagaagcatgggatgtatagtgattttcttctagatgggatcaatggaaagttcttgactagttgagtacgtagataTTTGTTGCTCGAgagggagatgaagttctcatattatcctaggatggtatggtatatgcggtatgttgtggaggattgagatttgcgtgtgtaaggttacaatTCAGTTCTGAATGCAAGGTCATAAAATTCTTGGGCAGCAccggcagtttcagatgattagagaaatgagcttcagatgattaggggaaTGATCTTcatatgattaaggaaatggtattgctaattggagtgatttgacgagggtatatgtttcagaaaaggcaatgttattaagttgatggtacttcggtagtattgcggcactttttTGTTAGATCGACTATTGATATTCgcgtttgcttggtggcacagaggaATTTTATAGTATCTcttgtggaatgattgggtatttgaggtgtggtatgcattcagacggtggaattgggatcagatatggtgattcatgtgctatgttgtggttgtgggtcgtgtgtatcggcactgtttagtgactatcagAGTTTGGAGACCCTAGCGGATCTGTTGTTGCTTGGTattttagattttggatgtgatattgggttcagactggttgtctctgtGTTGTGTCATTCTAGACTATTGCACCAAGGCGGCACTGTTGGCTATGTCGGAAATGCCACAAATTAAGTGGTGAGGTTCGGTGGATTAtgtcctagtagagtgattttaTATTTCGAAAACCCAGtagacggctgggaaggattgtcttccttatttggcttctcgtgatggatgtcagtgcagaggcttCTACCATTCATTCAGTTccagtggtgagggacttttcggatgtgtttcttgtggccaggcaaggttgttgatttcggtattaatttgatGTCGGGcatcatatcgtatggcaccggcaaaGTTATAGGAGTGGAAGGAGCAGCTTCTggtttccttgataaggagttcgttggtaggccaatgtggatgcgtgttctaacttgagtcggcttgatTGGATCCAAAATTGTATttttgagggatgtgttgattcgactATTGTTGAGCTTACTAGTAATCTAGGAAGATCAATGAATTACCTTTCCGTGATGCGAGgcattaggatttgttggttatcgGCATAtatggagcagtgtttggatagggtcgcgcattgcagtgaagttatgtggaggtatgacattgcgggttagattcctaggttctgttcctatgatgtggGACGAGTTTTCAGCCTTGTATTGTGGTGGCActagtgagcttgaggtacaactctttcatttaagtcattttcatgattgagtatgttcagactgttgcttattggtacgcgtattgtgcaagttgtggcttaggcctgtattgatgtatcatgtcactagagtagtgtgttggattagaggagatcgttgggatcattaatgaatacgaacagattcgattttagcatgttggaaggataatatcgagcttcggctaagaaatttgttgtggtatttgccaaaggagaagtggcttcatgaatggttgatctgagaaatggttatggcttaccgcgagttttagtgatcattggcagtatatgaaggtgTTGGGATGAGCCTTTAGTTGATAAaagtttttctatcggtattcgggtgttgtgtgtagctgctgtgattagaagttatcactacaagagTTTGAGTTAtttggtatatcatgtgattgcacctgagatagCAGATGTGGTTTGTTatagcttgttcggacttattcacaaTATAAATGTGAGAATCTGATCGCATTGATGATTTTAGAAGTAGAAATGTGGTTatatggtttatgggctagattgggttGTGAAATTCCAGTTACAATGTGTTATCGAACCTAAATGAGATAGGGTTATGTGGGATCACCCAttggtatatgcatggtaaggttattcagtgattgcttggcttttagaacaactatGAGCACGTTCGTGGACGAAtgcatgtttaagtgggggaggaggtaacgacctgaccggtcgttttgagcttttacacttTGTTCACAATTCTTCGGCattacttgccccgtgtgatTTTTTACGACTCATGTGAATCGTTGgatttggttttcaggataattggaaggaatttggaagaacagttcccagtttgaagcttgaaatttgaaaggtttgaccaatatttgacttgcttgtatatgatcgtggatcagaatttttatgattttgttagctccgttaggtgatttgggccttaggagcatgatcaaaaTGCAtgttggaagtccgtggaagggttaggcttgaattggcgaaattgagattttggcgatctCCGTTTGGTAGGCGAGATTTAGATATAggtgtcagaatggaattccgagagtggcaatagcttcgttgtgtcatttgggatgtatgtgtaAAATATCAtattattcggacgtggtttgtttGGATTTTTTAGCAAAAGCGGAGtttgaaagattttagaaagtttggctcgaatccgatgtgttttaggtgatttgatgttgtttgaggtgtttcgataattgggacaagtttgaataaggtattagaatatgtttgtgcttttggttgaggtcccgtgggcctcggggtgattacggatggttaacggagaagtttagattttgttgcagctgctgaatttgctgcttctggtatttttgcgcATGctgattggggaccgcaggtgcggcgcagCATAAGCAGAGTtttagtcgcagaagcggaaaggggaTTGAGGAGAAGGAACCCCATATGCGGTCCACAATTTCCGATGTTatgtgatttccgcagaagcggacgagagaccgcaaatgcggtaccgcatgTGCGTggattgaccgcagatgcgggtccTAGTGTCATAAGTGGAATCCGCAGAAGCAGATGTtttttcgcagaagcggaagcgcaGATGCGCTTAtaggatcgcaggtgcgaaagagctgggcagaatgtataaaaatgCCCCTTCGTTATTTTCAGTCATTTGTTCCACCATTTTTGTGCGATTTTTGAGCGCCAAActgtgatttcaagaggggaTCAAGTGTATCCacagaggtaagctacttgggctttataccttgtgtttatggtgattatatAATTGTTTAATCATGAACATTTGTGGGAAATTAGAGGAACAGTTGGGAATTTAggacttgaaattggagagtgaatttttttagaatttgagtgaccatatgaggtcggattttggCAAATTTgctatgtatgaactcgtgagaggatgtggattctattgatgttaattttgtcgaattttgagacatgggcccggggtcgggtttgagcaatttcgggattttgatgttaaattggataccttcgagtgggcttcgctcccttagcatattttattGATTTTGTGCTGATTgttgctagatttggagcatccggaggttgaTTCGTGCAGGCTAGGCATCTCAGGCTATAGTTTGGACCGAATCgagataagtaatgattgtaaatgattttctgagtgtttgaaaccccggattgcacatcgtagtgctatattgaggtgaggcacatgcttgatggcgagcgtggggtcgtgcactattggggattgtgacttggtccatctcgattgatgattttactgcgtatttgattgaaacaatttgctatcatcattatctggactgaatgccatatttgggcctagtgctagctatttgaaccctttggggatttttttgttgatatttcctcactatttttactttatacttgaactcggtcatgtaattttccactgttttcaaaacACAGCCAATTTTactttgctttaacacttaaaatgatatttcaaataatattttgggctgagcatcatattttactgttgcccgagtgacttatgtgaattttgactaagtaaggccgagggcctgtgttgtgaggatatcttcCGGGtcaggctgcatgccgcaacagtgatacactgatttgatCATGAGGCCGATGGcgtgagatatgtacgccatgaggtggcttgttaatattgaaatgaggccgagagcctgtttatgatgccacaaggtggcttgatattgcggttgggccataaggggcccctgcaggagtctgcacaccccagtgagcgcaggtacccattgtgatgtgagatatagcccgaggggctaatattgTTATATTTGATAGCCCGAGGgcctggtattgttctatgtgatttacccgaggggctggtacagttctgagatattgcctgaggggcggatttgaTGACATTGTGCCCAAGGGGTGAACCTTATatgcttatctttcttattttcctgccatttacctgtttaattgtgtatttgtacCTGAGGGGCGTATTTCTGCtcttatctgcactaattgttttgcattcatatgtgtaactgttgaaaaagtcattttcaaagaagtttaaactgagttaagatgttttaagagaattttcagcttcattgctttcttactgatTTTTGAACTGCTTTTTTACAGCATTTTGATATGTTTTATGtcatttcttaccattcagactttagttatgattattactcactgagttggagtactcactttactccctacaccttgtatgcagattcaagtatttctaaatccggtagcgggtattggctgatcggaggcagagtcatcggagtttagtaAGGTAGCTGCCGACGTTCGCAACACAGATTTTCTccctcttcatttcattagtttGTGTTTTGTACATTTCAGACTTCTcaattgtatttataccctagtagatgctcgtgacttgtgacgcCCCGGTATCAGGCTGTGTTTAGGTTGTATTCCTCACATTATACTATCTTTTGCTTAGTCTTTGGCTTATTTACCCATGCTTAGActatttattaatgtttaactgtttaaaaattgaattgggactagtttgctggccttgtcttcacgagaggcgccatcacgaccgggtccgggtttagggtcgtgacactgcTGCTAGAAGTTTCACCACTTCTTTCTTGACGACTTACTGCATTGTTGGGTTTAGTCTCCTTTGGGGTTAGACTATTGGCTTATAATCATTCTCCATAAGAATCATGTGCATACAAATAGCTGGACTGATTCCTTTGATATCAGTTATAGTCCACCCTAAGGCTGTTTTGATTTTTCTCAGGACTCCAATCAATTTGCTTTCCTGTTCTATAGTCAAAGAAGATGAAATGATTACTGGAAATAATTCAGGTTCAAGAAATAcatattttaaaaaagaaagaagttCTTTGAGTTCAATTTTTAATTGAAATTCTTCTTGTGAGACTTTCTCATTTTCTGACTCTTTTTCTAGAATTTCAGCTTTTTCTGTAATTACGGGGTTTTCATCACTTATGGTACTTGACCTAGCCAAAAAACTCTCCAATGAATCAGTAATTAACTGATTATCTTTGTATTCGTCTACAAGGTCATCTCGTAAATTTGAAAACAAGATGATGATGACTGATCCCTAGGAAATTTCATCATTTTCTGCATGTCAAATATTACTCTATCCTCATCAACTCGCAATACTAATTGTCCTTGATGAACATCAATAATTTCTCTTCCTGTTGCGATAAATGGTCTACCTAAAATTAATTGTACCTTAGTAATTAATTCCATTTCAAGCACTATAAAATCTACTGAAAATACAAATTTGTCAACTCTGACAAGGATATTTTCAATAATTACTTTGGGTCTCTTAGTACTTTGATCATCTAATTGAAGAGACACTCTAGTATTTTTCATTTCACCAAGTTCTAATTTTCTGAAAATTGAAAAAGGCATTAGATTTATTGAGGCACCCGAATCACATATAGCCTTTTCAAAGTGAGTACCTCCCACGGTACAAGGAATTGTAAAACTACCCCGATCACCAAGTTTCTGTGGGTgcttattttgaagtatagcaCTATATTTTTCTGTAAGTTTAACCACTGAAACTTCTTccaattttcttttacttgacaaAATTTCTTTAAGAAATTTAGAATATGAAGGCATTTGTGTCAAAGCATCTATGAAAGGTATGTTAATGTAAAGTTGCTTTAAAATATCTAGAAACTTTGAAAACTGTTTGTCAAGCTTTTCTCTTTTCATCGTTTGGGAAAAGGGGAGAGGTACAGAGTGAGGATTTGTTATCAATTCATTTTCTTGTACATTTTTCTCTTTattcttttattcttttggaAACTTAGATTCTATTTTATTCTCGCCTTCATTTaccttttccacttcttgtgGCTTTCCTTCTCTGTCTACGTATGGATCATCAAGAGATTTACCTGATCTAGAGAGATGGCTTTGAGGTGTTCTTTTGGGTTTTTCTCAGTGTTGCTTGGTAGAGCACCTTGAATTCGTCCAGACATGTGGGTTGCTAATTGGCTTACCTGATGGTCCCTGTACGTGCTGCTTTTGATTAAAAAATCTTTGAGTATTTTAAGTACCATTAGGATTACTCAATTGAAATCCTGGATGTTTTTGTTCCATGGGACTACCGAATGAGTAATTATTTTTATAACCAATCACATTTACCTGTTCCTCATTTTGTGTTGAAGCTtgacattcatgatttggatGATTACCTTGACAAACATCACAATTCTGTAGTTGGGATGATGTGTGAGCACCTACCTGAAAAGCCTCAACTTTTTGTGTTAAGGTCACAATTTGTTGTGTCaatgaattcaaagcttcaactTGATATTTTCCTGCTGTTTTCTTGATAATGATTCTGTCTAAGGGCCATTGAACAACATTTTCCAAAATCTCATAAAGCAATTGCAATGCTTCTATAATAGTTTTTCCCATTATTGATCCTCCTGATACTGCATCAATTACATTTCTAGTAGAGGGTTTAAGACCGTGatagaaaatatataaaatatcaGGGTCTTGGATACCATGATGTGGGCATTTTTTTAACATTGCTGCTAATATTTCACATGCCTGGTATACAGATTCAGAATCTGTCTGCATAAATTTATTGGTTTCTTCCTTCATTTTAAATGTTTTTGCAGGTGAAAAATATTTAATAAGAAATTTTTGGGTCATTTGGGACCATGTTATAATGGAACCTCTTGGTAGACTTCGCAACCTTGTTTTGGCTTCACCTTttaatgaaaaaaggaaaaagccgCAACCTAATAGCATCTATTGTA
Proteins encoded in this window:
- the LOC138871263 gene encoding uncharacterized protein, producing the protein MKREKLDKQFSKFLDILKQLYINIPFIDALTQMPSYSKFLKEILSSKRKLEEVSVVKLTEKYSAILQNKHPQKLGDRGSFTIPCTVGGTHFEKAICDSGASINLMPFSIFRKLELGEMKNTRVSLQLDDQSTKRPKVIIENILVRVDKFVFSVDFIVLEMELITKVQLILGRPFIATGREIIDVHQGQLVLRVDEDRVIFDMQKMMKFPRDQSSSSCFQIYEMTL